The Longimicrobium sp. genome segment AAACAGATTGGCATCACACAGAGGACACGGAGGACACGGAGAGAACTTCAATCTCTCCGCTGTTCCTCTGTGTTCTCTGTGCCCTCTGTGTGAGACCTTTTCAGGGCTGATACCCGAACGATTCCCTGCGAAATGGTATCAGAGGTTGGACGCGACCGAAGGATCTACTCCCCATGCCTGGTGGCCAGGGATCGTGCACAGAACCGGCCTCGCGTGGGGGTGAGTAGATCCTTCGGTCGCCGCCGGACATCGGTGCGGGAGACAAGTTCGGCGCAGCGGCTCCCTCAGGATGACATCTCTTTGCATAGTCGATCTCGGAATCTGGTACGAGAAGAGCCTTTGCCGGGCCCGGCCTCACGAGCCGCCCGGCAGGTCCTGCCAGAGCACGTTCACGATCAGCCAGCGGCCGTTGAGCTTCGCCAGGTGCATGTAGTCCACCCACTCGCTGGCGACCAGCCGCACGGTGGCGGTGCGGTCCATCATGTCGAGGATGGTGATCTCCCTGCGCGCGTCGCGGGGCGTGGTGCCGGCGCGGTTGAAGGTGGCGGCCACGTTCAGCAGCACGTCCTTCGACATCGGGCGCAGGTACTCGCGGCCGGTGTCCTGGAAGCGGCCCACGCTGCGCTTGGCCAGCTCCGCGCTGACGCTGCGGTTCACGCGCGCGGTGTCGACCTGGTACAGCCCCTCGATGTAGTCCAGCACGGCCGCGCGCACCGCGGCGGAGTCGGCCGCCGTCTGCGCGGGCGCGGGGCGCGCGGCGAGGGCGGCCAGGAGCAGGACCGGCAGGGCGAGTCGGCGCATCGTTTGTCCTTTCGTCGAAAGATGATCGCGATCCGTATCCCGGTCAGCGGCCGATGCCGAGCGCCGAGACCGGCACGCGGTAGATGTCGGCCGTGCCGCGGCGGTGGCTGGTGAAGTAGAGCCAGCGGCCGTCGGGGGAGACGGTCGGGCCGTACTCGTACTCGAAGGAGTTGACCGGCGCGGGGAGGTGGCGCGCGGGGGTCCACCGCCCGTCCGCGCCGCGCACGCTCAGCCACAGGTCGTCGCCGCCCAGGCCGCCGGGGCGACTGTCGGAGACGATCACGATCGCCCGCTCGTCCGGCGTGACGTAGGCGTTCGACTCGGCCTGCGGGCTGTTGACGGCGGGGCCCAGGTTCTCGGGCTCGCTCCAGCGCCCGTTCTCCCAGCGCGAGCGCCAGACGTCGTTCAGCCCCAGCCCGCCGGGTCGGTTCGAGGAGAAGTAGAGGGCGCCGCTCGCGGTGAGCACCGGGTGCAGCTCGGAGGCCTCGGTGCTGATCGGCGCGGGGAGCCGCTCGGGGGCGCCCCAGCTCCCGTCCGGCCGCCGCTCCACCACCCACAGGTCGTAGCTCGCCCGGTCGGTCTTGTCCGGGTGCGGCCGGTTGGAGCCGAAGAGGAGCCGCCGCCCGTCGGCGGTGACGAACGGCTCGCGGTCGCTGGAGCCCGTGCCGGAGAACGGCGCCGGCTCGGGCTCCGTCCAGCGCCCGCCCGCCAGGCGCGAGACCATGATGGTGTGGCGCCCCCAGTTCGGCGTGTGCCGGGCGAAGTAGAACTCGCGCCCGTCCGGCGTGAAGCTGCCGAACCCCTCGCCGCGCGCGGTGGAGATCACCCCCGGCCCCACCAGTTCCACGCCCGCCAGCGCCGCCAGCTCGGCCGACGGCCGGGCGGAGCGGCGCTCGATCCGGAGCGGGGTGCGCCGGTCGAAGGTGGCGAGGGCCCCCGCTCCGTCTTCGCCGAAGTACAGCGTGTCGATGGCGCTGGGGACGGGCGAGCGCAGCAGCGCCGCGAAGCCGCGCCCCGCCGGGCGCACCTCCACCAGCGGCATCTCGCGCCGCTCCCGGCCGAAGAAGGTCAGCCGCCCCCAGCGGTCTTCCGGCGGCCCGATCACCTCCAGCCGCGCGGAGTCGAGCCCGTCCGGCAGCGGCCCGAGGACCGCCCAGGTGCCCACCGGCGACGCGGCGCGGCCCCCCTGCGCGGCGGCCGTCGATGCGGCGACGATCGTCATCGTCAGGACGACGAGGGCGGATCTGGAGACGAGCGTGGCGTACACGGCACCTCCGGGGTGACGAGTGGACGAGGGTCGAATCCGCCGCGCAGGTCGCGCGGCGGGCGGTGTTTACGTGGGTGGGGATCTGCGGGCGAAGGCCTCGCCCTCGGGGGAGCGGACGTGGAGTCCGCGGACGGCGCCGCGCGCATCCGTCTCGAAGCGCAGGGTGGCGAACTCGCCGAGCGCCGGGTGCACCGCCGCGAAGCCGCCGACGACGACGGCGCGCACTGGGAGCGCCAGCGGCCGCCCGTCCTCGCCGATCCACGGGCTGCGGCGCGGCAGCGCGGGGTCGAAGGCGCCGATGGAGAGCCCGCGCCCGCGCGCCGCGACCGTGAGCCGGCGGCCATCCGGGAGGAGGTAGGTGCCGGCGTAGCGCTCCACCTCGGCGGCGCGGGCGGCGGCGGGCGGGAGCGCGGGGGCGGCGCCGCCCGTGGCGATCTCCTCCGCGGCGCGCCAGGCGGCGTAGCGCCAGCCCACGCGGCTGTTGGTGTAGATCACCAGCGTCAGGTCGTGCGCGGGGAACCAGAGCAGCTCGCCCTCCATCCCCGGCGTCCCCGCGATGCGCCGCCAGTGGACGCGGCCGCCGGGCGAGATCCCCTTCGACCAGCCGTACCCCTCGCCGCCCTCGCCTTCCGCGCGGTGGACGGAGAGCATGCGGTCGCGCGCGGACGGCGGGAGCGCGGCGCCGGCCAGGAGCGCGCGGTGGAAGCGGAAGAGGTCGCCCACGGTGGAGACCAGCCCCAGCGAGCCGCGGCGCCCCCACACCCAGGGGCGGCGTCCGACCGGCGTGAGCGCGTCGGGCTGCCCGGCGTACTCGCGCGCCACCCGTGGGTCGCCGTCCGCCACGCCGGGCTCCCACCCGGTGGACGCCATCCCGGCCGGGCGGAGGAAGGCGCGCTCCACGTAGCGCTCGAACGGCTCGCCGGCGACGCGCTCGACCACCGCGCCCAGCAGGCTGTACCCCGGGTCGGAGTAGCGGACGGCCGTGCCGGGGCGCGACTCCAGCGGCGCGTCCTTCATCGCCCGCACGAAGTCGTCGCGGCGCTCGCGCTGCACGTCGGCCCCGAAGCGCGCCAGCCCGCCTTCGTGCACCAGCAGGTGGTGCAGGGTGACGCCCGCCTTCTCGCCCGGGAACGCGCCCAGGTGCGCCGACGCCGGGTCGCCCGCGCTGAGCCGCCCATCCCGCTCCAGGCGCAGCACGGCCGCGGCGGTGAGCAGCTTGGTCATCCCCGCGGCGCTGAAGCGCGTCCCGGCCGTCATGGGGATGCCGCGCTCGCGGTCGGCCAGCCCGTACCCCTTCTCCAGCAGCACCCGGTCGCCGCGCGCCACCAGCACCACGCCCGAGAAGCCGTAGTCCGCGTAGCGCGTGAGCACCGAGTCCAGCCGCGCCCCCACCGCCCCGCGCGCCACCCCCGCCGCCCCGCGCAGCTCCGCGAGGTCCCGCCCGGCCGCGTCGGCGCTCGCGGCGGCGGCCTCCGGCGCGGCGATGGCCACCACGGGCGCCGTGGACGCGAGCGGCACCAGCACCGCGCCGGCCGCCGCCGCGAGCGCCAGCGCCCGCGCGCGGGACGTCCGCCCGTCGCCCGCCAGCAGCGCGGCGACGCGCGTGGCGAGCTGGCTCGGCGCCCCGGCCGCGCCGGGGGCGAGCACGGCGGGCGCGGGGCGGGCCAGGCGGGCCAGGCGCACCAGCGAGCCGGCGTAGCCCCGCCCGTCGCCGGTGAGGCGGGCCACCGCGGCGTCGCAGGCGATCTCGCGCTCCAGGTCCAGCCGCCGCCCGATCCAGCGCGCGGCGGGGTGCCACCAGCAGAGCGCCTCCACCAGCCGCTGCGCCAGGATCGCCCAGTCGTCGCGGCGGCGCAGGTGCACCAGCTCGTGCAGGACCACGCCCGCCAGGTCCTGGCGCGGCAGCTCGTCGAGCAGGCGGGCGGGGACCAGCACCATCGGCCGGAGGAAGCCCGCCGCCACCGGCGTCGCGACCTCGTGCGTGGAGCCGAAGCGCACGGGCCGCCGCAACCCCGCGCGGGCGGCGAGCGGAGCGAGCGCCGCCTCCACCTCCCCCGGCAGCGGCGCCGCCCACCGCTTGAGCCGCCGCACCCCGCGCACACCCGCCCCCCAGCGGACGAGCCACGCCAGCACGCCGATCCCCAGCAGCACGACGGCGCCGGCGGCGATCCGCGGGCCGGGGATGCGCACCGGGGCGGTCGCGAAGCCCGGCCCAGCATCCATCGCCCGCGGGGCCTCGGGGTCCGCCGCCGGGACGATCGGAGCCGCGTCGCGCGCCGGGGCCGCGTCACCCGCCGCCGCGACCGGCGCCGCGGCGGACGCGGGGAGCGGGGCATCCGTCCACGCCGGCGCGGGAGCCGCCGCGGCGGCGGGCGAGGGCTCCATGGCGGCGCGGGACAGCGACAGGACGGGGAGCAGCGCCACGGCCAGGAGCGTGGCCCACCAGGCGGCGTAGCGCGCGCCGGCGCTCCGCTCGCGCAGGAGCCGCAGGAGCAGCGCGACCGCCGCGGCGAGCAGCGCGCCCTTCCACAGCC includes the following:
- a CDS encoding nuclear transport factor 2 family protein — translated: MRRLALPVLLLAALAARPAPAQTAADSAAVRAAVLDYIEGLYQVDTARVNRSVSAELAKRSVGRFQDTGREYLRPMSKDVLLNVAATFNRAGTTPRDARREITILDMMDRTATVRLVASEWVDYMHLAKLNGRWLIVNVLWQDLPGGS
- a CDS encoding serine hydrolase → MTPALAAVAAALLDGLWKGALLAAAVALLLRLLRERSAGARYAAWWATLLAVALLPVLSLSRAAMEPSPAAAAAPAPAWTDAPLPASAAAPVAAAGDAAPARDAAPIVPAADPEAPRAMDAGPGFATAPVRIPGPRIAAGAVVLLGIGVLAWLVRWGAGVRGVRRLKRWAAPLPGEVEAALAPLAARAGLRRPVRFGSTHEVATPVAAGFLRPMVLVPARLLDELPRQDLAGVVLHELVHLRRRDDWAILAQRLVEALCWWHPAARWIGRRLDLEREIACDAAVARLTGDGRGYAGSLVRLARLARPAPAVLAPGAAGAPSQLATRVAALLAGDGRTSRARALALAAAAGAVLVPLASTAPVVAIAAPEAAAASADAAGRDLAELRGAAGVARGAVGARLDSVLTRYADYGFSGVVLVARGDRVLLEKGYGLADRERGIPMTAGTRFSAAGMTKLLTAAAVLRLERDGRLSAGDPASAHLGAFPGEKAGVTLHHLLVHEGGLARFGADVQRERRDDFVRAMKDAPLESRPGTAVRYSDPGYSLLGAVVERVAGEPFERYVERAFLRPAGMASTGWEPGVADGDPRVAREYAGQPDALTPVGRRPWVWGRRGSLGLVSTVGDLFRFHRALLAGAALPPSARDRMLSVHRAEGEGGEGYGWSKGISPGGRVHWRRIAGTPGMEGELLWFPAHDLTLVIYTNSRVGWRYAAWRAAEEIATGGAAPALPPAAARAAEVERYAGTYLLPDGRRLTVAARGRGLSIGAFDPALPRRSPWIGEDGRPLALPVRAVVVGGFAAVHPALGEFATLRFETDARGAVRGLHVRSPEGEAFARRSPPT